The genomic DNA GAGGCGTGCCTGCAGTAGCAGGTACTGCACATTATCTGGGTTTATAGTGAGGTAGAGGTCCAGAGAGTCTCTCAGCAGCTGGTACGATTTCTCATTACCCTCCCTGCAAGAAACCACACAGTGCAGGTAAAGTAATTCAatcaaaacattacatttatttattcctttaattCTAGGAGCCattaaatgcattaaaataTTCAGTCCGTTTTTAGACAACATTCAACAACATCCCTGCCATGACTTGACCATCCATCAATCCTCCACCAACCTATCTCTCCAGCAATAGAGATTCAGTAGTGGCAGTCAGGTGTTCAGTTTCTCTTACCCTCTTTTTCCGATGTTAAGCAGGTTTCCCACCATCCTGAGCAGCACCTCGGTGGTGCTGATGGCACTGTAGTAATCTGCCGTCACCTGGTGGCCAATGAGGTACTCGCACTCCTTGGCTGTCAGCTGTTTGCCTTTACCAAAGGCATCAATGTAGACAAAGTCATAGATGTCTTCACTCCTGCCGGGACAAAGTTTATCAAATCTAATAAGTTAACATATTTAACAGGCATCCATCACAAATTGTGTCTTATTAACCAATAAACCAtcagtgtatatacagtatttccaATATAGTAGACTGAAGCAAGTTCTCAAAAGTGTGGTAAGGCTTCATGAAAGACCGTAGTGATACAGCAATATGATGATTGCTGTGGAATTTACTGCAGTGTAGTAcaaccatgcagtttttgaTGTCCCACAAGAGGCAACCTCGGGTGCtgggaaattaaataaaaagctgcaGTTCTTCAAATGGCCACCTGAGGCTGGCTACAAAAGTGAGTCCATCCCTATATAGTTAACCGTCTGATCATTCAAACTTTGCTCTCCTCCTGAAATCATGAACTATGTAAATGAGAACTCAACTCCACTCGAACGTTTAGAGGAATTTGACAGTATTAACTTCAAACCGTACCCTATTGGTTTTTGGCACCAGCGCAGCAGGAAGTGATTGGGAAAGTTGACCGGCTCCACCTGAACCCCCAGCTTCCGGGCTAATGTCATATAGAGGACAGAGAGACTTATGGGAATGCCTGTATGGCGTTGTAGCACCTAAATGGAAACAAAAGGTGTTGTTAGTTAAATGAGTGAAATCAAAATAGTTAAGAAATGATTGTAAAGCTAAAATGCACCTTATTTTATAGAGTATCTACCTGGTGGATGTAAGAGTTGAGAGGGTTGTAGTAGTCAAACTCGTTGCCTTTGTATTGAAGCTGCTCATACAAGACTGAGTTCAGGGCACACACCACCTGCCTCTGGAGCTCGAAGTCCTCGACGACAAAACAGTCCCCTGCTTCATACACAAGAAACAAAACTTCATAAGAACTTTGGCTGAAAGGGAAAATATGGATTTAGTGCAGCCGACACATTTGCCCAAATATACTGGTATTGATTTTTATGTACTGGTAATAGAAGTCCATGCCTGTGGGCTTTAAGTACTGCTTTCTAGTGCTGATGCATTTTGGGGAAAAATACTGAAGGAAAAGATATGAGAAAAGATAAAgacttaaagctagagttggtaatcttcttcaaaaacatttgttatatttgttgaaattctctttacgtcccaacagcaatcaataaatcaaatgctctgacaaaaaaagataaaaaaatctggtatccgtggctgtcgcaggactgttttaagcccgtccaatcatttcattcaaccCGAATCAAATGATTGGACGCCATGGACGGACTAACTACCTGCATGCGcacactctgcccgtgcactcattgcgtgTCACCGGAGTTTTCCACAAGCTgttagcttgacagctgtgagtagtaacaatagccatgttctcCGTTCAAGTTCATTATTAGAAGtttatgttcattatgataattttgggggagtggctttggagggaggcttGAAAGGAACgggccgacttggcgactttctctctagatttagtgacttttggagctggtgctgctactttcattgaaaaagagttggcaacGCTGGActcggtttttcggttggataatttttaaaatctagcgtactcttgctagtttcttaagattaccaaccatagaaataaaatacGAGTAGACGGGTCTTTGAACTGTTTGCTGTGGtaatttgactagtacaaaagaaaatggcgattgttgttatggtgacaacagaacATACGTGTGGGGCCATAGTATGTGGTCGCAGCTCGCCGTGAAGGGAACGGACACAGCTATTTCTATGTTACCAACCCTAGTTTTAATTCTCAAAAAGCCCACCTTGAGCGATCCGCAGGGTGGGGTGAGAGGGGTTCTTGATTCTCAGCATCTTCTTCACTTTCTCTGCGATCTCATCCAGCTGGGCCGATGTGCTGTTCAGTGTTACATCAGCCAGTGGGTTACAATACTGATCCACCAGTACAGCACCTACAGAGGCAGACAAGACCAAGAGAGAGAATGGATTATGTAATGATGTTTGCattaatttagaaaataaaaacacaaaacaaacacaaattaaaTAGAAACGCTAATGTCTGAAGCAGTTATATTGCTAAACACCaagtatgcatgtatgtatgcacATAGATGTCCAAGCTAAACAGAGCATAGTGCAATTAGAGTTAGTCATAGTCATGCCTCACCCTCTAACGATGACTGCTGCTCTGCCGGCTGCTCCAGGAAGGTCTTCAAACTCCTCAGGATGTTCTGTTGTCTCAGGAAGTAAAGGATTTTCTTTGCATAGTACTTCAAGGTCAAGCTTTTCCTAATGACGGGCGCAGAATGGAAAAGAGACACATTATTGGTCCGAAGGCGAGAGTGTGCAACACAACAAGAGTTTTCATAATCAGGATTAACAAGATCCAACAACCATTAATGATTGCAAAATGCAGCGTGTGTGTGGTAAGCATTGGGGTTTTTATTGTCTGTGCATACACTGTTGCTCTCACCTCTTGTCAGAGTTGAGTATGAAGAGGAGCTCGTCTTCGCAGAAGTGCTCTGGCATCCCAAGTGACTCGATCTCTGCAAAGCTGTCTCCTAGCACCTGGCCAACGCAAGGCTGAGTTACAGATCTCTGGGTTAGTTTGGAACATCGATAGCTTACATTTCCTTGCACAAACACgcgcccacacacactcacacaaaaagCCAATTCACAGagacagtgttttttgttttattcaaatgGTGCATCTATGTAGGAAAAATTACTAACTTTACTGGTCTAACTAATGCTTTTGCCATTCTGTCATTTCtattttaaacctgcagtaggcagaatgtttttggcatcattgggcaaaaattacataataacctttcagcatatcttagttcaagtgttctgagagaaaactagacttctgcacctcctcatggctctgttttcaggttctAAAAAATCTAGTctgtgacgagagactttgaccaatcacaggtcatttcagagagagagctggctgttcgttcaacggaggcagctgtcaatcactcacataCTCCGATCAAAAGCAGAAGcatcttgtagtttactgtttaactgtaaaatgagaaagttttccccggctggtgggcggtgcttggtatttccttaactgatctcaacatggctgccgggttacaaactttctcattttacacctgaacagtacactacaagatgtttctgaaaacatttgaggcgagaaatagtcattacagtaacagaatattgattcatatttgatcaacgctgcgtAGATTGACcatttgcgagtgattgacagctgctcaaagacggcaggatccagctcggctctgtttggttgttttcctccggtctgtgaaatcttgcagatgccattaggagcaccggaggacacagaggcacatgattttttttcagattacatgtCTCCAATTCTACCTTTAATGTATCAAACCTAGATCTAAtgaatcataataataaataaaaaaatacttacgACTTCTGTGAAGAATCTCTTCGAGATCGATTCCACGGTCCTTCGTATCTGTATACCAACTCTGTGGCGTGTTTTGTATTCTCTGAGCCAGTCACAGCACTCATTTTGAcggtaaaacatctgcagtcTTGGCCATCTGTTGATGATGAAGGCAGTAAAAATTGTTATTTCAGTGACACTTTTGGGGCATGCTCAGAATTTTCTTTAGCAGCATATTGACTTAAAACAGCAGCATATGACAAATCTATGAAATCATTTATCACCCTGCTGCAGACTTGGTTTTTTTATTTGCCCAAAGGAAAAGCAATCAGGAGAGTAGCAGCCAAGTAACCcagccaacatttgtatgtggggcccatgtgggtagtaaatgggctgaaaaatgggccctatatgggattgtccgCGGGTTCCATAATGACCCAATGTCAATTGCCCACATGGATTCCATGCAGGATTACAATGAGTGTTATGTGGGCCCCAACTGGGCAACATACCCAAGACCCATCTTGGTCCCAGCTTTCATTTCTAGTTGGGTACTACATTGGGACTCCATGGGCTGTaatatgggttgtaagtgggtttgtccacagtttctATGTTGGtcccatgcactaatttcccagtagtgatccaactaggacccacatggggagcccacatggggagcccatttgggaccaacttagttgacccaagtgggCCCCATTTATGTTGCCCATTCTGagcccatgcactaatttcccattagtgacccaactaggacccacacgggtagcccacatggggagTCCATTtgggaccaacttagttgaTCCAAGTGTGCCCCAGATATgatgcccattttgggcccatgcactaatttcccattttgagcccatgcactaatttcccattagtgacccaactaggacccacatgggtagcccacatggggagcccacATGGGagcccacatggggagcccatttgggaccaacttagttgacccaagtgggccccagataagatgcccattctgggcccatgcactaatttcccattagtgaccaaactaggacccacacaggtagcccacatggggagcccacatggggagcccatTTGAGACCAACttagttgacccaagtgggccccatttgtgttgcccattctgagcccatgcactaatttcccattagtgacccaactaggacccacacaggtagcccacatggggagcccacatggggagcccatTTGAGACCAACttagttgacccaagtgggccccatttgtgttgcccattctgagcccatgcactaatttcccattagtgacccaactaggacccacacaggtagcccacatggggagcccatgtgggaccaacttagttgatccaagtgggccccagataagatgcccattttgggccccatacccacttggtacccaggtacccccCAGCATAACCCACCATGTTgggcccacataaccatgttggctgggaagtcaaggaggaggagggcttaGCTCTTGGCATGAGCTGCACTCTCTTGCTGTTTCACAGGGTTACATGTAGCAATCAAAATCACACAATTAACATTTTTGGGGTAAAATGGAGTATAAGTTACAACTTGTGAAAGATTTAAAGGCTGACACTGATGCGATTCATAGTTATCTGCAGAGAACAAGCTTGCAAAGTGGGCTGATGTAATGATGCATCAGCAGACTGACAGCTGCCTGTGATCTCGCAGTAAACCACCTTTATAAGCAGACAATTAGCTGTTTAAGGGCTCTAAACAAGACACATTAATACAGTTTGAATCTGCAGATAAAGCCATTAGAAGCTAAAACCCCAGATGAAACGCCACAGAGCAGATCACAGCACCTGATTTTGTACTGGTGTCCCCAGACCTTCCCCCTTCCGTGGCACACGTCGTGTAGCCGCTTGCAGCAGCAGGAGACGTTACAAATGTCCACATGGTTGAGGACTGTGAAGCACAGGATGTGTTCGAGCAACTCGGTCGGCAAATCGGTCAGTATTTCAGTCTGAGGGTGGTCGGATATAATCCCATTTAGACTCCGTTGATGCATCTCTCCGGCTCCAGACGTCGCCATCTTTACTGTTTACCCCGATTACCTCATTGAAGAGATGCCTCCCACTTATGGcgcagggggcggggctaagGAGGTGTAGtgcgctgtgattggttgttgtgGTCAAGAGGATAAAAAGGGGAAGCTATGCTGCCTTCAGGTTCCTCGGATACTGCAAATTTGTATTTCTTAAATCACAGAATAAATTGAATTTATAAAAGAGGAATGTGCAGTAAACAGTCACAAGAAACTCTAATTTTAAAGGCTCTTGATCAAACTTACTCGTAACATAAAGCTATCAtaaggacagtgcaatatgtttacACAGTGCAAtgtgttaaatagggacagtgcaataaaagataagataagatattcctttattagtcctgcagtggggaaatttgcagtgtacagcagcaaaggggatagtgcaaaaaacaagatgcattagctaacacagtaaaaaagggCTAAACAAAGTAACTACAaatatcactttttacaatatgggacctttaactcatAAACATATCTATATGTGCTTACAAGCTGTCTGCACTATTTACTGTTTACATAAAAATGCACAATCAACATGACTGCTGCTATTGAGCCACACACAGTCCTCTTTTTCGTGTATGTATAtaatgctatatatatatttatctatttatctcaTTCCTTTTTCTCATTACATTTGTGCAATGCTGTTGGAGATACTGTCACTTACTTTTACACACAACCCTCTTTTTCATATAgtactatattttatttatgtcatCAC from Sebastes fasciatus isolate fSebFas1 chromosome 6, fSebFas1.pri, whole genome shotgun sequence includes the following:
- the fbxo21 gene encoding F-box only protein 21 isoform X2, producing the protein MATSGAGEMHQRSLNGIISDHPQTEILTDLPTELLEHILCFTVLNHVDICNVSCCCKRLHDVCHGRGKVWGHQYKIRWPRLQMFYRQNECCDWLREYKTRHRVGIQIRRTVESISKRFFTEVPCVGQVLGDSFAEIESLGMPEHFCEDELLFILNSDKRKSLTLKYYAKKILYFLRQQNILRSLKTFLEQPAEQQSSLEGAVLVDQYCNPLADVTLNSTSAQLDEIAEKVKKMLRIKNPSHPTLRIAQGDCFVVEDFELQRQVVCALNSVLYEQLQYKGNEFDYYNPLNSYIHQVLQRHTGIPISLSVLYMTLARKLGVQVEPVNFPNHFLLRWCQKPIGSEDIYDFVYIDAFGKGKQLTAKECEYLIGHQVTADYYSAISTTEVLLRMVGNLLNIGKRGEGNEKSYQLLRDSLDLYLTINPDNVQYLLLQARLYFHLGIWPEKVLDILQHIQALDPSQHGAVGYLVQHTLEHIQHKKHPVTPEVKKRSAPEHLEVQYSVGLIMKHKRSGYNCVIYGWDPKCTMSQEWITTMRVHQLSNGANQPFYNVLVQDGTCRYAAQENLEPHSAPLEIGHPEVGRYFSEFAENHYFANEELQTRYPEDMVETLGTVQELYHRLTPGSGNQEQAPPTDQNNHQAMPM
- the fbxo21 gene encoding F-box only protein 21 isoform X1 codes for the protein MATSGAGEMHQRSLNGIISDHPQTEILTDLPTELLEHILCFTVLNHVDICNVSCCCKRLHDVCHGRGKVWGHQYKIRWPRLQMFYRQNECCDWLREYKTRHRVGIQIRRTVESISKRFFTEVPCVGQVLGDSFAEIESLGMPEHFCEDELLFILNSDKRKSLTLKYYAKKILYFLRQQNILRSLKTFLEQPAEQQSSLEGAVLVDQYCNPLADVTLNSTSAQLDEIAEKVKKMLRIKNPSHPTLRIAQAGDCFVVEDFELQRQVVCALNSVLYEQLQYKGNEFDYYNPLNSYIHQVLQRHTGIPISLSVLYMTLARKLGVQVEPVNFPNHFLLRWCQKPIGSEDIYDFVYIDAFGKGKQLTAKECEYLIGHQVTADYYSAISTTEVLLRMVGNLLNIGKRGEGNEKSYQLLRDSLDLYLTINPDNVQYLLLQARLYFHLGIWPEKVLDILQHIQALDPSQHGAVGYLVQHTLEHIQHKKHPVTPEVKKRSAPEHLEVQYSVGLIMKHKRSGYNCVIYGWDPKCTMSQEWITTMRVHQLSNGANQPFYNVLVQDGTCRYAAQENLEPHSAPLEIGHPEVGRYFSEFAENHYFANEELQTRYPEDMVETLGTVQELYHRLTPGSGNQEQAPPTDQNNHQAMPM
- the fbxo21 gene encoding F-box only protein 21 isoform X3 encodes the protein MATSGAGEMHQRSLNGIISDHPQTEILTDLPTELLEHILCFTVLNHVDICNVSCCCKRLHDVCHGRGKVWGHQYKIRWPRLQMFYRQNECCDWLREYKTRHRVGIQIRRTVESISKRFFTEVVLGDSFAEIESLGMPEHFCEDELLFILNSDKRKSLTLKYYAKKILYFLRQQNILRSLKTFLEQPAEQQSSLEGAVLVDQYCNPLADVTLNSTSAQLDEIAEKVKKMLRIKNPSHPTLRIAQAGDCFVVEDFELQRQVVCALNSVLYEQLQYKGNEFDYYNPLNSYIHQVLQRHTGIPISLSVLYMTLARKLGVQVEPVNFPNHFLLRWCQKPIGSEDIYDFVYIDAFGKGKQLTAKECEYLIGHQVTADYYSAISTTEVLLRMVGNLLNIGKRGEGNEKSYQLLRDSLDLYLTINPDNVQYLLLQARLYFHLGIWPEKVLDILQHIQALDPSQHGAVGYLVQHTLEHIQHKKHPVTPEVKKRSAPEHLEVQYSVGLIMKHKRSGYNCVIYGWDPKCTMSQEWITTMRVHQLSNGANQPFYNVLVQDGTCRYAAQENLEPHSAPLEIGHPEVGRYFSEFAENHYFANEELQTRYPEDMVETLGTVQELYHRLTPGSGNQEQAPPTDQNNHQAMPM